From Salvia splendens isolate huo1 chromosome 3, SspV2, whole genome shotgun sequence, a single genomic window includes:
- the LOC121795015 gene encoding plant UBX domain-containing protein 7-like produces MEGVVSAVDQQCLVSSFLEIAVGQTAYTARQFLQATSWKLEEAIQLYFIGNEGRTGQPPVGFPPLGNDLPLHDLEKDLGGPDVRQDDTDGVQAPLPVKRDVLYDSPMLYRTLRTGDSSQGTHSVVPFRDFQEEMKRPGVWEAEQGSSSSVPDKIQDNLASLYRPPFAIMYHGPFEKAKDNARDQNKWLLVNMQSTKEFSSHMLNRDTWANEAVAQTIKTYFVFWQVYDDTEEGSKVCTYYKLDSIPVIMVVDPITGQKMHSWHGMIQPQNLLEDLLQFMDGSPSDLHVSHSHKRPRATLKSPISHPQLTTAADNSIENDEDLQRALAISMDNQKTIDVGQPKKVDDPSVEAQVKRPTYLPLPEEPKCDRSLLCKVGVRLPDGRRIQRNFLRTDPVQLLWSFCSFELKEDGNRPFCLSQAIPGASRRLDFDVSSTFEESGLANSMISVTWK; encoded by the exons ATGGAGGGCGTCGTATCAGCTGTGGATCAGCAGTGCTTGGTTTCCTCCTTTTTGGAGATCGCCGTCGGCCAAACCGCTTACACTGCTCGCCAGTTCCTCCAG GCTACTAGCTGGAAGCTTGAGGAAGctattcaactttattttattggAAATGAAGGCAGGACAGGTCAACCTCCTGTGGGTTTTCCACCATTGGGAAATGATTTGCCCCTACATGATTTAGAGAAGGATTTGGGTGGTCCAGATGTTAGACAAGATGACACAGACGGTGTGCAGGCACCTTTACCTGTGAAAAGAGATGTTCTTTATGATAGTCCAATGCTTTATAG AACACTAAGAACGGGAGATTCATCACAGGGAACTCATTCTGTAGTTCCATTCCGCGATTTTCAGGAGGAAATGAAGCGACCTGGAGTATGGGAAGCGGAGCAAGGCTCATCGTCTTCTGTTCCAGATAAAATTCAGGATAATCTTGCCTCTCTATATCGTCCTCCATTTGCTATAATGTACCATGGCCCCTTTGAAAAG GCTAAAGATAATGCAAGAGATCAGAACAAATGGCTCCTTGTCAACATGCAGTCCACCAAGGAATTTAGCTCCCATATG CTTAACCGTGACACTTGGGCAAATGAAGCTGTTGCTCAGACAATCAAGACATACTTCGTCTTCTGGCAG GTATACGACGATACAGAAGAGGGGAGCAAAGTTTGTACTTACTACAAATTAGACTCTATTCCAGTCATTATGGTGGTTGATCCCATAACGGGTCAAAAAATGCACTCTTGGCACGGAATGATTCAGCCACAAAACTTGCTGGAG GATCTGTTACAATTTATGGATGGCAGCCCCTCAGATCTTCATGTCAGTCACTCACATAAACGACCCAGAGCAACCTTGAAGTCTCCTATTTCACATCCTCAATTAACTACAG CTGCAGATAACAGTATTGAGAATGATGAGGACCTGCAGAGAGCTCTGGCTATCTCTATGGATAATCAGAAGACGATTGATGTAGGTCAACCCAAGAAAGTGGATGATCCCTCTGTTGAGGCGCAAGTGAAGAGGCCAACTTATTTACCTTTGCCTGAAGAACCCAAATGTGACAGGAGTCTGCTTTGTAAGGTTGGAGTGCGCCTCCCTGATGGGCGCAGAATCCAAAGGAATTTTCTTCGTACCGATCCAGTTCAG CTGCTATGGTCATTCTGTTCCTTTGAGCTGAAGGAAGATGGTAACCGGCCATTTTGCCTGAGCCAAGCTATTCCTGGTGCATCAAGAAGATTGGATTTTGATGTTAGTTCAACATTTGAGGAATCGGGTCTTGCCAACTCAATGATTTCGGTTACTTGGAAATGA
- the LOC121794612 gene encoding ADP-ribosylation factor GTPase-activating protein AGD4-like isoform X2 — translation MPEVVQKLDMLGEAFNGDMSFAASLEAFGGGLDDLLGVSIGGPVLSKFINALRELATYKEFLRSQVEHVLVDRLSQFLSVDLQDAKESRRQFDKAIYTYDQAREKFSSLKKTARDEVVAELEEDLQNSKSAFERSRFNLVHALTNVEAKKKFEFLESFSAIMDAHLRFYKLGFNLLNQMEPFIHQVLTYAQQSKEQAKIEQDKLAKRIQEFRTQSELDLLQASNNLATSSNAVGLNGYRVDAYKSKDAIILATSKGEVQTIKQGYLLKRSSSLRADWKRRFFVLDSQGTLYYYRNKGVRPGVSPSLHPSHPPENNHRVFARFRSRHHRESSIGEESLGCSTVDLRTSTIKIDAEDTDLRLCFRIISPIKTYTLQAETEADRLDWMNKIRGVIASLLNSHLHQLDMGNIGDDNSGASFNQQFDNAGSTSDDTRVNRADSVSRILREVPGNDQCAECSASGPDWASLNLGVLICIECSGIHRNLGVHISKIRSVTLDVKVWEPTVLELFQILGNTYCNSVWEELLPLHSNLNMESEGPAVTKPGPEDTSHQKELYIQAKYVGKLLVNKEASTPRNLSASTIWEAVRSNNLREVYRLTIASDHNIVNSTYEDMVACGSQNDDMGSNECSHDTKIKQSDPATCERINSSGDPGSCLQGCSLLHLACHGGSLVMLELLLQLGAEVNKHDYHGRTPLQHCIMKGNNVMAKYLLRRGARASIKDGGGCTSLERAMEMGAITDEELFILLAESE, via the exons ATGCCAGAAGTTGTACAAAAGCT GGATATGCTAGGTGAAGCATTCAATGGTGACATGAGCTTTGCTGCATCGTTAGAAGCCTTTGGTGGTGGGCTTGATGATCTTCTTGGAGTATCCATTGGAG GTCcagttttatcaaaatttatcAATGCGCTACGTGAGCTTGCTACATACAAGGAATTTCTCCGTTCTCAA GTTGAGCATGTTCTTGTGGACCGCCTGTCTCAATTCTTGTCTGTAGATTTGCAAGATGCAAAG GAGTCCCGTCGCCAGTTTGACAAGGCCATATATACGTACGACCAG GCGCGGGAAAAGTTTTCTTCTTTGAAGAAAACAGCACGGGATGAAGTTGTTGCTGAATTAGAAGAA GACCTACAAAACTCAAAGTCAGCATTTGAAAGGAGTCGCTTTAATTTG GTACATGCTCTCACGAATGTTGAAGCTAAAAAGAAATTTGAGTTCTTAGAATCTTTTAGTGCAATTATGGATGCACACTTACGGTTCTACAAATTG GGGTTCAACCTACTGAACCAAATGGAGCCATTTATTCACCAG GTGTTGACATATGCACAACAATCGAAGGAGCAGGCAAAAATAGAACAAGATAAACTTGCTAAAAGGATCCAGGAGTTTAGGACACAATCAGAGCTGGACCTGTTGCAGGCATCAAATAATTTGGCAACCTCCTCAAATGCTGTTGGGTTGAATGGATACCGCGTGGATGCTTATAAGAGCAAGGATGCAATTATACTGGCCACTTCTAAAGGTGAG GTCCAGACGATCAAGCAGGGGTATCTTTTAAAAAGATCTTCAAGCCTCAGAGCAGATTGGAAGAGGAGATTCTTTGTACTTGACAGTCAGGGGACTTTATATTATTACAGAAACAAAGGTGTCAGACCAGGG GTTTCTCCTTCACTGCATCCTTCCCACCCACCTGAGAATAATCATCGTGTATTTGCTAGATTCCGATCAAGGCACCACCGAGAATCATCTATTGGTGAAGAAAGCTTAGGCTGTAGCACAGTGGATTTGCGTACTTCAACAATAAAGATTGATGCTGAGGATACTGATTTACGACTATGCTTTCGAATAATTTCACCAATCAAAACTTATACATTACAG GCTGAAACTGAAGCTGATAGGCTTGACTGGATGAACAAAATCAGAGGAGTAATTGCATCCCTCTTGAATTCTCACCTGCACCAG TTAGATATGGGGAATATTGGTGATGATAACTCTGGTGCGTCTTTTAATCAACAATTTGATAATGCTGGAAGCACTTCAGATGACACAAGAGTCAACCGAGCTGATTCTGTCTCCAGGATCCTAAGAGAAGTTCCTGGGAATGACCAATGTGCTGAATGCAGTGCTTCAGGACCAGATTGGGCATCTCTGAATCTTGGCGTATTAATATGCATCGAGTGCTCAGGGATCCATCGTAATCTTGGAGTTCACATATCTAAG ATTAGGTCAGTCACCTTGGATGTCAAAGTTTGGGAACCTACTGTCTTGGAATTATTCCAGATACTGGGTAATACATACTGCAATTCTGTCTGGGAGGAGTTACTTCCTCTGCACAGCAACTt AAATATGGAGAGCGAAGGCCCCGCTGTTACCAAACCAGGCCCAGAGGATACATCTCATCAAAAGGAGTTATACATTCAAGCAAAG TATGTCGGCAAACTGCTTGTAAATAAAGAAGCTAGCACACCCAGAAATTTGTCTGCTTCCACCATCTGGGAGGCAGTTAGAAGCAACAATCTGCGTGAAGTGTATCGACTCACTATAGCATCAGATCATAATATAGTCAACTCAACCTACGAAGACATGGTTGCCTGCGGTTCGCAAAATGATGACATGGGTTCAAATGAATGCTCCCATGATACTAAAATAAAACAGTCCGATCCAGCGACATGCGAGAGGATAAACTCTTCTGGTGATCCCGGTAGCTGTCTGCAGGGTTGTTCTTTATTGCATTTGGCATGCCATGGTGGAAGTTTGGTTAtgctggagctgttgttgcagtTAGGTGCTGAGGTGAATAAGCATGACTATCATGGCAGAACTCCTCTGCAACATTGCATCATGAAGGGAAACAATGTGATGGCAAAATATTTGCTAAGAAG AGGTGCACGGGCGTCTATAAAGGATGGTGGAGGCTGCACTTCTTTAGAAAGGGCCATGGAGATGGGAGCAATAACTGATGAGGAGCTCTTCATCTTGCTTGCGGAGAGTGAGTGA
- the LOC121794612 gene encoding ADP-ribosylation factor GTPase-activating protein AGD4-like isoform X1, translated as MATFIRLDDSPMFQKQVRSLEQTSDELRDRCQKLYKSCKKYTDMLGEAFNGDMSFAASLEAFGGGLDDLLGVSIGGPVLSKFINALRELATYKEFLRSQVEHVLVDRLSQFLSVDLQDAKESRRQFDKAIYTYDQAREKFSSLKKTARDEVVAELEEDLQNSKSAFERSRFNLVHALTNVEAKKKFEFLESFSAIMDAHLRFYKLGFNLLNQMEPFIHQVLTYAQQSKEQAKIEQDKLAKRIQEFRTQSELDLLQASNNLATSSNAVGLNGYRVDAYKSKDAIILATSKGEVQTIKQGYLLKRSSSLRADWKRRFFVLDSQGTLYYYRNKGVRPGVSPSLHPSHPPENNHRVFARFRSRHHRESSIGEESLGCSTVDLRTSTIKIDAEDTDLRLCFRIISPIKTYTLQAETEADRLDWMNKIRGVIASLLNSHLHQLDMGNIGDDNSGASFNQQFDNAGSTSDDTRVNRADSVSRILREVPGNDQCAECSASGPDWASLNLGVLICIECSGIHRNLGVHISKIRSVTLDVKVWEPTVLELFQILGNTYCNSVWEELLPLHSNLNMESEGPAVTKPGPEDTSHQKELYIQAKYVGKLLVNKEASTPRNLSASTIWEAVRSNNLREVYRLTIASDHNIVNSTYEDMVACGSQNDDMGSNECSHDTKIKQSDPATCERINSSGDPGSCLQGCSLLHLACHGGSLVMLELLLQLGAEVNKHDYHGRTPLQHCIMKGNNVMAKYLLRRGARASIKDGGGCTSLERAMEMGAITDEELFILLAESE; from the exons ATGGCCACATTTATCAGGCTCGACGATTCCCCCATGTTCCAGAAACAG GTGCGATCTCTGGAGCAGACATCGGATGAGCTAAGAGATCGATGCCAGAAGTTGTACAAAAGCTGTAAGAAGTACAC GGATATGCTAGGTGAAGCATTCAATGGTGACATGAGCTTTGCTGCATCGTTAGAAGCCTTTGGTGGTGGGCTTGATGATCTTCTTGGAGTATCCATTGGAG GTCcagttttatcaaaatttatcAATGCGCTACGTGAGCTTGCTACATACAAGGAATTTCTCCGTTCTCAA GTTGAGCATGTTCTTGTGGACCGCCTGTCTCAATTCTTGTCTGTAGATTTGCAAGATGCAAAG GAGTCCCGTCGCCAGTTTGACAAGGCCATATATACGTACGACCAG GCGCGGGAAAAGTTTTCTTCTTTGAAGAAAACAGCACGGGATGAAGTTGTTGCTGAATTAGAAGAA GACCTACAAAACTCAAAGTCAGCATTTGAAAGGAGTCGCTTTAATTTG GTACATGCTCTCACGAATGTTGAAGCTAAAAAGAAATTTGAGTTCTTAGAATCTTTTAGTGCAATTATGGATGCACACTTACGGTTCTACAAATTG GGGTTCAACCTACTGAACCAAATGGAGCCATTTATTCACCAG GTGTTGACATATGCACAACAATCGAAGGAGCAGGCAAAAATAGAACAAGATAAACTTGCTAAAAGGATCCAGGAGTTTAGGACACAATCAGAGCTGGACCTGTTGCAGGCATCAAATAATTTGGCAACCTCCTCAAATGCTGTTGGGTTGAATGGATACCGCGTGGATGCTTATAAGAGCAAGGATGCAATTATACTGGCCACTTCTAAAGGTGAG GTCCAGACGATCAAGCAGGGGTATCTTTTAAAAAGATCTTCAAGCCTCAGAGCAGATTGGAAGAGGAGATTCTTTGTACTTGACAGTCAGGGGACTTTATATTATTACAGAAACAAAGGTGTCAGACCAGGG GTTTCTCCTTCACTGCATCCTTCCCACCCACCTGAGAATAATCATCGTGTATTTGCTAGATTCCGATCAAGGCACCACCGAGAATCATCTATTGGTGAAGAAAGCTTAGGCTGTAGCACAGTGGATTTGCGTACTTCAACAATAAAGATTGATGCTGAGGATACTGATTTACGACTATGCTTTCGAATAATTTCACCAATCAAAACTTATACATTACAG GCTGAAACTGAAGCTGATAGGCTTGACTGGATGAACAAAATCAGAGGAGTAATTGCATCCCTCTTGAATTCTCACCTGCACCAG TTAGATATGGGGAATATTGGTGATGATAACTCTGGTGCGTCTTTTAATCAACAATTTGATAATGCTGGAAGCACTTCAGATGACACAAGAGTCAACCGAGCTGATTCTGTCTCCAGGATCCTAAGAGAAGTTCCTGGGAATGACCAATGTGCTGAATGCAGTGCTTCAGGACCAGATTGGGCATCTCTGAATCTTGGCGTATTAATATGCATCGAGTGCTCAGGGATCCATCGTAATCTTGGAGTTCACATATCTAAG ATTAGGTCAGTCACCTTGGATGTCAAAGTTTGGGAACCTACTGTCTTGGAATTATTCCAGATACTGGGTAATACATACTGCAATTCTGTCTGGGAGGAGTTACTTCCTCTGCACAGCAACTt AAATATGGAGAGCGAAGGCCCCGCTGTTACCAAACCAGGCCCAGAGGATACATCTCATCAAAAGGAGTTATACATTCAAGCAAAG TATGTCGGCAAACTGCTTGTAAATAAAGAAGCTAGCACACCCAGAAATTTGTCTGCTTCCACCATCTGGGAGGCAGTTAGAAGCAACAATCTGCGTGAAGTGTATCGACTCACTATAGCATCAGATCATAATATAGTCAACTCAACCTACGAAGACATGGTTGCCTGCGGTTCGCAAAATGATGACATGGGTTCAAATGAATGCTCCCATGATACTAAAATAAAACAGTCCGATCCAGCGACATGCGAGAGGATAAACTCTTCTGGTGATCCCGGTAGCTGTCTGCAGGGTTGTTCTTTATTGCATTTGGCATGCCATGGTGGAAGTTTGGTTAtgctggagctgttgttgcagtTAGGTGCTGAGGTGAATAAGCATGACTATCATGGCAGAACTCCTCTGCAACATTGCATCATGAAGGGAAACAATGTGATGGCAAAATATTTGCTAAGAAG AGGTGCACGGGCGTCTATAAAGGATGGTGGAGGCTGCACTTCTTTAGAAAGGGCCATGGAGATGGGAGCAATAACTGATGAGGAGCTCTTCATCTTGCTTGCGGAGAGTGAGTGA